A window of the Cucumis sativus cultivar 9930 unplaced genomic scaffold, Cucumber_9930_V3 scaffold31, whole genome shotgun sequence genome harbors these coding sequences:
- the LOC116405779 gene encoding uncharacterized protein LOC116405779: MEKTGTFTMDKKKLLQLVGKANSNLADVILKVGLFERSEIAWRDAKYAQIYEYLREEYEVTQRFGNLDFKLKFVEHNIHFLQEVLQNRKSDLLEWCIIGLLSIENIISLYEIVKDSTPMQL; this comes from the exons ATGGAGAAAACAGGAACATTCACTATGGATAAGAAAAAGCTCCTTCAACTTGTTGGAAAGGCCAATTCAAATTTAGCAGATGTAATTCTCAAAGTTGGTCTTTTTGAGAG ATCAGAAATTGCGTGGAGGGATGCAAAATATGCTCAAATATATGAGTACCTTCGGGAAGAGTACGAGGTCACCCAGCGCTTTGGGAATctagatttcaaattgaagTTTGTGGAG CataacattcattttcttcaagaagtCCTCCAGAATAGGAAATCAGATCTCTTGGAATGGTGCATCATTGGCCTATTGAGCATTGAAAACATTATATCATTATATGAGATTGTTAAGGATTCAACTCCCATGCAACTCTGA